One Candidatus Vicinibacter affinis DNA window includes the following coding sequences:
- a CDS encoding amidohydrolase family protein has protein sequence MKKLLLSISLIIIAACNVSFAQSKIKAIKAGKVIDVLSGTVLTNQIILIDSNMIITIGSSIEIPKNAEIIDLSNATVLPGLIDCHTHLTFQPGDNYYEDIFRKTPIDYAMLAPTYAKRTLHAGFTMVRDVGADQLMDISMRNAINRGDIEGPRMLVSTFALGATGGHADLTGFNPNIDWKYNKDFTGVADGESEIRKRVRNNVKWGADWIKVSATAGVLSEEESAGAPQYSLDELKVIVEEAHRWGRNVAAHAHGTEGIKLAIQAGVTSIEHGSLIDEDGIRMMKEKGVWLVADIYNDDYILAEFSKKGYPQKVIDKEKLIGRLQRENFQKAVKEGVKIAYGTDAGVYPHGWNGKQFYYMVKFGLTPIQAIQSATINAADLLNWKERTGSITKGKLADIIAVESNPLDDITKLEHVKFVMKDGIVYKNEIKK, from the coding sequence ATGAAAAAACTTCTTCTCTCTATTTCGCTTATAATAATTGCAGCGTGCAATGTATCCTTTGCTCAATCAAAAATTAAAGCAATCAAAGCAGGAAAAGTGATTGATGTTTTAAGTGGAACAGTTCTGACCAATCAAATAATATTGATTGACAGCAATATGATTATTACAATTGGAAGCAGTATAGAAATTCCAAAAAATGCAGAAATCATAGACCTTAGTAATGCTACAGTATTACCCGGATTAATTGATTGCCATACTCATTTGACGTTTCAGCCGGGTGATAATTATTACGAAGATATTTTCAGAAAAACCCCTATTGATTATGCCATGCTTGCTCCCACTTATGCAAAGCGCACATTACATGCAGGTTTCACAATGGTGCGCGATGTGGGTGCCGACCAACTTATGGATATTTCGATGCGCAATGCAATTAACAGAGGCGATATTGAAGGTCCACGCATGTTAGTGTCCACATTTGCACTTGGCGCAACTGGTGGTCATGCTGATTTAACGGGCTTTAATCCAAACATTGATTGGAAGTATAATAAAGATTTTACTGGTGTTGCTGATGGTGAGAGTGAAATCCGCAAGCGCGTTCGCAACAATGTTAAATGGGGTGCTGACTGGATAAAAGTAAGTGCAACAGCAGGCGTGTTAAGCGAAGAAGAAAGTGCTGGCGCTCCACAATATTCTCTTGACGAATTGAAAGTGATTGTGGAAGAAGCACATCGCTGGGGCAGAAACGTTGCTGCACATGCTCATGGTACTGAGGGCATCAAGCTGGCAATACAGGCAGGTGTTACTAGCATCGAGCATGGAAGTTTAATTGATGAAGATGGAATTCGCATGATGAAGGAAAAAGGAGTGTGGTTAGTGGCTGATATATACAATGATGATTACATTCTTGCAGAGTTTTCAAAAAAGGGATATCCTCAAAAAGTAATTGATAAAGAAAAACTGATTGGTCGTTTGCAGCGCGAAAATTTTCAGAAAGCTGTTAAAGAAGGAGTTAAAATTGCTTATGGGACAGATGCAGGAGTTTACCCGCATGGATGGAATGGCAAGCAATTTTACTACATGGTAAAGTTTGGATTAACCCCAATACAGGCTATACAATCAGCAACAATTAATGCAGCTGACTTACTTAACTGGAAAGAACGAACAGGTTCCATAACCAAAGGAAAACTTGCCGACATAATTGCTGTTGAAAGCAATCCACTTGATGACATCACCAAACTTGAACATGTAAAGTTTGTTATGAAGGATGGAATAGTTTACAAAAACGAAATCAAGAAATGA
- a CDS encoding DUF1772 domain-containing protein has protein sequence MITSIFLWSVVLLYSFHFAGHLHNIVANVANWSSGTVEDMNRYSNFFHKGNNTHFFAPVIFASIIACSITLILVWDKNGLTRSLVAVDLIIAIFVLISVVTFFRPMNVYFESKQYESTKLKLLVDKWILFNRIRVVIILGGLIISIWALSSYQSVLK, from the coding sequence ATGATAACTTCAATCTTTCTTTGGTCTGTTGTGCTGCTTTATAGTTTCCATTTCGCCGGACATTTACATAATATTGTTGCGAATGTTGCCAATTGGTCTTCGGGAACAGTCGAAGACATGAACAGATACAGTAACTTTTTTCATAAGGGAAATAACACGCATTTTTTTGCACCTGTAATTTTTGCATCTATAATTGCCTGTTCCATCACCCTAATTCTTGTTTGGGATAAAAATGGACTAACTCGTAGTCTTGTTGCGGTTGACCTGATTATTGCAATATTCGTTTTGATTTCTGTTGTTACATTTTTTCGCCCAATGAATGTTTATTTTGAATCGAAACAATATGAATCGACCAAGCTAAAATTGCTTGTTGACAAATGGATTTTGTTTAATAGAATTCGCGTCGTAATTATACTTGGAGGGTTAATTATTTCAATATGGGCATTAAGCTCTTATCAATCCGTCCTAAAATGA
- a CDS encoding aldo/keto reductase, translating into MKQTTTLGHSTLTVNRIGLGCMGMSEFYGSFNEEESINTLHKAIDLGVNFFDTADMYGWGANERLLGKAFKGRWNKVILATKFAVMRGPNGEFLGLNGKPEYVNQACEQSLQNLGVDTIDLYYMHRQDPKVEIEEIVGAMSDLVKQGKVKHIGICEANVEMIRRAHAVYPLAAVQNEYSLWSREPEQEILDVCQELGITFVAYSPLGRGFLTGAIKSRADLEASDWRLTLPRFKDEAIKENLKFVEVVEQIALDKKVSKAQVALAWVLSQNDEIVAIPGTRKVQRLEENLGAFKVELTKTDLATIQNSMPSETIGNRY; encoded by the coding sequence ATGAAGCAAACAACAACATTAGGACACAGTACTTTAACAGTTAACAGAATTGGACTTGGCTGTATGGGCATGTCAGAGTTTTATGGTTCTTTTAACGAAGAAGAATCTATCAATACATTGCATAAAGCCATTGACTTAGGAGTTAATTTTTTTGATACAGCCGATATGTATGGTTGGGGAGCAAATGAACGACTATTAGGAAAAGCATTTAAAGGACGTTGGAATAAGGTAATTTTAGCTACCAAGTTTGCTGTAATGCGAGGACCCAATGGTGAGTTTCTTGGACTTAACGGCAAGCCAGAATACGTCAACCAAGCTTGCGAACAAAGTCTTCAAAATTTGGGAGTTGATACAATTGATTTGTATTACATGCATCGTCAAGACCCGAAAGTAGAAATTGAAGAAATTGTTGGCGCAATGAGTGACTTGGTAAAACAAGGAAAGGTAAAACACATCGGCATTTGCGAAGCGAATGTAGAGATGATAAGAAGGGCACATGCGGTTTACCCGCTTGCTGCGGTGCAAAATGAATATTCGTTGTGGAGCCGAGAACCTGAACAAGAGATTTTGGATGTATGTCAAGAACTCGGAATCACATTTGTCGCATATAGTCCTCTTGGTCGGGGTTTCTTAACAGGGGCAATCAAAAGTCGAGCAGATTTAGAAGCAAGTGATTGGCGTCTTACACTTCCTAGATTTAAAGACGAAGCGATAAAGGAAAATCTAAAATTTGTAGAAGTTGTGGAGCAAATTGCACTGGACAAAAAAGTTTCCAAAGCACAAGTTGCTCTTGCTTGGGTTCTTAGTCAAAACGATGAAATCGTAGCCATTCCAGGAACAAGAAAAGTTCAACGTCTCGAAGAGAACTTAGGTGCATTTAAAGTGGAATTAACTAAAACCGATTTGGCTACAATACAAAATTCAATGCCTTCAGAAACAATTGGAAATCGTTATTAG
- a CDS encoding MarR family transcriptional regulator, whose translation MEKIDQIIFYSVEKSIKSYRQFAQKCIDKKGLDITIDQWLVLKTIENNAGMTQQQIAINVFKDYASITRIIEILVTKKYLERNFHSVDRRRFDLSITKLGFEMLKRLTPIIESNRKQALNGITKSEIELLKNVLNKITENVSK comes from the coding sequence ATGGAAAAGATTGACCAAATAATCTTTTACTCTGTTGAAAAATCTATCAAATCATACAGGCAGTTCGCTCAAAAATGCATTGACAAGAAAGGATTAGACATTACTATCGATCAATGGCTTGTATTAAAAACTATAGAGAATAATGCGGGCATGACTCAACAACAAATAGCTATAAATGTGTTCAAAGACTACGCTTCAATCACTCGTATAATTGAAATTTTGGTGACCAAAAAGTATTTAGAGAGGAATTTTCATTCAGTCGACAGAAGAAGATTTGATTTAAGTATTACAAAGTTGGGATTCGAAATGCTTAAAAGATTGACGCCTATCATTGAATCCAACAGAAAACAAGCACTTAACGGAATTACCAAATCGGAAATCGAATTATTGAAAAATGTACTTAATAAGATCACTGAAAATGTATCTAAATGA
- a CDS encoding trypsin-like serine protease has product MKRYRVIILTLSLSSFFLFFSGIIRHDVDEKNYLSLANQKEFNCVGRIYKDSTSSGSCVLISDCFVLSAAHVFIDSDTRPDTIEFNGVKAVSYVTYNHRVTDVSKIYLMFNGQKVKVKKLLLHPNYLDSLTKGSCDIALLELEKTIHNITPAKVNTAFDELNSIVVGVGYGASGPANRPDLVSQQNKKIAGENVIDSIGGQIYLDRESLLICDFDHPTRNDCNKIGSPVPRPLEYICSGGDSGGGLFRNKNNAWELIGICSGSGVDINQLMKSGYYGHTMEGTRVSLFTNWLSLQTN; this is encoded by the coding sequence ATGAAACGTTACAGAGTAATCATTTTGACATTAAGCCTTTCATCATTCTTTCTTTTCTTCTCGGGAATTATCCGACATGACGTTGATGAAAAAAACTACCTAAGTTTAGCCAATCAGAAAGAATTTAATTGTGTGGGAAGAATTTATAAAGACAGCACTTCTAGTGGGTCTTGTGTTTTAATCAGTGACTGTTTTGTTTTATCTGCGGCACATGTATTTATCGACAGTGATACCCGACCAGATACAATAGAATTTAATGGAGTGAAAGCCGTTTCTTATGTTACTTACAATCATAGAGTAACTGATGTTTCAAAGATCTATTTAATGTTTAATGGACAAAAAGTTAAGGTTAAAAAATTGTTGCTTCATCCTAACTATTTAGACAGTTTAACTAAGGGGTCGTGTGATATTGCTCTTTTAGAGCTAGAAAAAACTATCCATAATATTACACCAGCAAAAGTTAATACTGCATTTGACGAATTAAATTCGATTGTAGTTGGTGTTGGTTATGGCGCATCAGGACCAGCAAACAGACCTGATTTAGTGAGTCAACAAAATAAAAAAATTGCCGGGGAAAATGTAATAGACAGTATAGGTGGTCAAATATATTTAGATCGTGAATCATTGCTGATTTGCGACTTTGACCATCCAACACGAAATGACTGTAATAAAATAGGAAGTCCCGTACCAAGACCTTTGGAATATATTTGCTCGGGTGGTGACAGTGGTGGTGGACTATTTAGAAATAAGAATAACGCATGGGAATTAATAGGTATTTGTTCTGGTAGTGGTGTTGATATTAATCAATTAATGAAATCAGGTTATTATGGACATACTATGGAGGGGACGAGAGTTTCATTGTTTACGAATTGGCTTAGCTTACAAACAAACTAA
- a CDS encoding serine hydrolase, which produces MKRISIAIFMTLLFNTTSFAQLKNSSEVISRIESYLTEYEKLGFAGTVLIELDGTIVISKGYGFRNAELKVKNTPNTIFDIGSLTKQFTAAAILKLEMQGKLSTSDTITKYFQNVPVDKSTISIHDLLRHQSGLQSNLGEDYDPITEIAFLDSLMISPLQFKSGSNFSYSNIGYSLLALIIEKVSGQTYEQYLCENLWKPSGMDETGYSRPNFDTALIAIGYGKNNTLWGKPTDKKWNESAPYLHLLGNGGILSTTEDLFKWHKSLMTENILSKELKEKLYHPIIRANENNNAIYAYGWDVSRTKRNTFRVWHNGTNNIFYADFMRFIEENTTLILMSNKTFRGTDQITFEIAKIIFEKNYKPTIPKPDNENNQKFTQEIIEIILNKGLEVAALKYKKRPSNTDVLEYLLIRNGYEQLSQNKFDEAIWIFTLNSIANPNSFNAYDSLGEAYMNKGDKISAIKNYEKSLQLDQTNQNAEEMIKKLKQ; this is translated from the coding sequence ATGAAAAGAATTTCAATTGCGATATTTATGACTTTGCTTTTTAATACAACGTCATTTGCACAACTTAAAAACTCTTCTGAAGTAATTAGTCGAATTGAATCCTACTTAACAGAATATGAAAAACTTGGATTTGCAGGAACTGTGCTTATAGAACTTGACGGAACGATAGTTATTTCAAAAGGTTATGGTTTTAGGAATGCAGAACTCAAAGTAAAAAACACACCTAATACAATTTTTGATATAGGTTCTCTGACAAAACAATTTACAGCAGCAGCCATTCTAAAATTAGAAATGCAAGGCAAATTAAGCACTTCTGACACTATTACTAAATACTTTCAAAATGTTCCGGTTGATAAATCAACAATCTCAATTCACGATTTATTAAGACACCAATCAGGATTGCAAAGTAATTTGGGTGAAGACTACGACCCAATAACAGAAATAGCTTTTCTTGACTCTCTTATGATTTCCCCTTTGCAATTTAAAAGTGGTTCAAATTTTTCATATTCAAACATAGGGTATAGCTTGTTGGCCCTTATCATTGAAAAAGTATCAGGACAAACGTATGAGCAATACCTTTGCGAAAACCTTTGGAAACCTTCAGGAATGGATGAAACGGGTTATAGTAGACCAAACTTCGACACTGCTTTAATCGCTATAGGTTATGGTAAAAATAATACGCTATGGGGAAAACCAACAGATAAAAAGTGGAATGAAAGTGCACCTTACCTTCACTTATTAGGAAATGGAGGAATACTTTCGACTACAGAAGATTTGTTTAAATGGCATAAATCGCTGATGACTGAAAATATTTTATCGAAAGAATTAAAAGAAAAATTGTACCACCCAATAATCAGGGCAAACGAGAACAACAATGCTATTTATGCTTATGGCTGGGATGTTTCCAGGACAAAAAGAAATACTTTTCGGGTTTGGCATAATGGTACAAATAATATATTTTATGCAGACTTCATGCGATTTATTGAGGAGAATACAACTTTGATTTTAATGTCAAACAAAACATTTCGTGGTACAGACCAAATAACCTTTGAAATTGCTAAGATAATTTTTGAGAAAAATTACAAACCAACTATTCCAAAGCCTGACAATGAAAACAATCAGAAATTTACCCAAGAAATAATTGAAATTATTTTGAATAAAGGATTAGAAGTAGCTGCGTTAAAATATAAAAAAAGACCTTCAAACACAGATGTTTTAGAATATCTTTTAATTAGAAATGGCTACGAGCAATTATCGCAAAACAAATTTGATGAAGCAATTTGGATTTTTACATTAAATAGTATTGCCAATCCCAATTCATTTAACGCTTATGATAGTTTGGGAGAAGCGTATATGAATAAAGGAGACAAAATATCAGCCATAAAGAATTATGAAAAAAGTTTACAATTAGACCAAACGAACCAAAACGCAGAAGAGATGATTAAAAAATTGAAACAATAG
- a CDS encoding FUSC family protein, with product MTELAEKELSVLTDKELLDEAKKMKSFSLTNALLIGFLAGIVIYSVAQNTWGFLTLIPLYFIHKFVNDPKNIRVKVLDKLLKERELK from the coding sequence ATGACAGAGTTAGCAGAAAAAGAGCTATCTGTATTAACTGACAAAGAACTATTAGACGAAGCCAAAAAAATGAAATCGTTTTCGTTAACCAATGCTTTACTTATTGGGTTTCTTGCAGGAATTGTTATTTACAGCGTTGCTCAAAACACTTGGGGGTTTTTAACATTAATTCCATTGTATTTTATTCACAAGTTTGTAAACGACCCTAAAAACATAAGAGTGAAAGTCTTAGACAAATTGTTAAAAGAAAGAGAATTGAAATAA
- a CDS encoding serine hydrolase, whose amino-acid sequence MKLITTFLLLLLGQTAFGQDRIQRIDSLLNSLYSVQKINGNVLIAEKGIVIYKYSFGNGNEEKKQKLDENSVFELASVSKQFTAMAIMILKEKKMLSLDDNFTKYIPELSIYKGITIRNLLNHTSGLPDYEEVMDTLFDKNKIAINQDIITLYAKHNPKILFEPNTNWKYSNTGYALLASVIEKVSGMNYGAYLNKVIFKPLKMKNTTVFRRRYTSQQINNYALGYVYSDSLKKYILPDDFAETKYVVWLDGIVGDGTVNSTVIDLLKWDRALYTNNLLSADGMKEIFKVATLNDKSKTQYGFGWFIEENVDFGKIVAHSGGWPGYKTIIDRHITNDKTIIILQNHENVSIPVKSIRAILYNKPIPKATERKEIPLRIEQLEQFVGIYEVEKDFEIKILLEKDQLFIQLTGQSSFPIFAESELFFFLKVVDAQLQFEKNENGEVIKVYLLQNENKIEAKRTK is encoded by the coding sequence ATGAAACTAATAACTACATTCCTACTTTTACTATTAGGACAAACTGCATTTGGACAAGACAGAATTCAAAGAATTGACAGTTTACTTAACTCATTATACTCTGTCCAAAAAATAAATGGAAATGTTCTTATTGCAGAAAAAGGTATTGTAATTTATAAATACAGTTTTGGAAATGGTAATGAGGAAAAAAAGCAAAAATTAGATGAAAATTCAGTTTTTGAATTGGCGTCAGTATCAAAACAATTTACAGCTATGGCGATTATGATACTGAAAGAAAAAAAAATGTTGAGTTTAGATGACAATTTTACTAAATATATTCCTGAACTATCAATCTATAAAGGTATTACAATTAGAAATTTGCTTAACCACACAAGTGGGCTTCCTGACTATGAAGAAGTAATGGACACCTTATTTGATAAAAATAAAATTGCAATAAATCAAGATATTATCACTTTGTATGCAAAGCATAATCCTAAAATTTTATTTGAACCAAATACCAATTGGAAATATAGTAATACAGGTTATGCTCTTTTGGCTTCTGTTATTGAAAAAGTATCGGGAATGAATTACGGAGCTTATTTAAACAAAGTAATTTTCAAACCATTGAAGATGAAAAATACAACAGTTTTTAGGAGAAGATATACATCTCAACAAATAAATAATTATGCATTAGGTTATGTATATTCAGACAGTTTAAAAAAATATATTTTGCCAGATGACTTTGCTGAGACTAAATATGTTGTGTGGCTTGATGGAATCGTTGGTGATGGTACAGTAAACTCTACTGTAATTGACTTATTAAAATGGGATAGAGCTTTATATACAAATAATTTACTTTCAGCAGATGGAATGAAAGAAATTTTTAAAGTGGCGACGTTAAATGATAAATCAAAAACTCAATACGGGTTCGGTTGGTTTATTGAGGAAAATGTTGATTTTGGAAAAATTGTAGCTCATAGCGGTGGTTGGCCAGGTTATAAAACAATCATTGACAGGCATATTACAAACGATAAAACAATTATTATACTTCAAAATCACGAGAATGTTTCAATTCCTGTAAAATCAATTAGAGCAATACTATACAATAAACCAATACCTAAAGCGACTGAAAGAAAAGAAATTCCATTAAGAATTGAACAGTTAGAGCAATTTGTTGGAATATATGAAGTTGAAAAAGATTTTGAAATTAAAATTTTATTAGAGAAAGATCAGTTATTCATTCAGCTTACAGGACAAAGTTCATTTCCAATTTTTGCTGAAAGCGAACTGTTCTTTTTCTTAAAAGTTGTGGATGCACAACTACAGTTTGAAAAAAATGAAAACGGCGAAGTAATAAAAGTATATTTATTGCAGAATGAAAATAAAATTGAAGCAAAACGAACAAAATAA